A genomic window from Aurantimicrobium photophilum includes:
- the glpX gene encoding class II fructose-bisphosphatase: MTTTNTGILNLHPDRNLGMELVRATEAAAIRAVPFIGHGDKNAADKAAVDAMRAFLATVNFDGVIVIGEGEKDEAPMLFNGEHVGNGRGPACDIAVDPIDGTSLTAAGRQNAVSVIAVSDRGTMLDASSVFYMNKIVTGPAGIGVVDIRKPIGENIRALAKAMGKDVGDIRVAVLDRPRHEGLIQEIRDAGAGTRLLLDGDVAGGINAARYESRIDMCVGIGGSPEGVVTACAIKALGGMIQTVLAPKDDEEKQKGLDAGLKFDYVYDQDTLVTSDNTFFVATGVTDGGLVEGVRRKGPIIRTDSIILRGRSGTIRRVQADYRADRWLES, encoded by the coding sequence GTGACTACGACAAACACCGGAATCCTGAACCTTCACCCTGATCGCAACCTTGGTATGGAGCTGGTGCGAGCTACCGAGGCTGCCGCTATCCGCGCAGTGCCCTTCATCGGCCATGGCGACAAGAATGCAGCTGACAAGGCTGCAGTCGACGCCATGCGCGCTTTCCTCGCCACCGTGAACTTTGACGGTGTCATCGTCATCGGTGAGGGCGAGAAGGACGAAGCTCCCATGCTCTTCAATGGTGAGCACGTGGGTAATGGTCGTGGTCCTGCCTGCGACATTGCGGTAGACCCCATCGACGGCACCAGCCTGACGGCCGCCGGCCGTCAGAATGCGGTCTCGGTCATTGCCGTTTCTGACCGCGGCACCATGTTGGATGCCTCCTCTGTCTTCTACATGAACAAGATTGTGACCGGCCCTGCGGGTATTGGTGTTGTTGACATTCGTAAGCCCATTGGCGAGAACATTCGTGCTTTGGCCAAGGCCATGGGCAAGGATGTCGGAGATATCCGTGTTGCTGTTCTTGACCGTCCCCGTCACGAAGGATTGATTCAGGAAATCCGTGACGCTGGAGCGGGAACCAGGCTTCTTCTCGACGGTGACGTCGCTGGTGGCATCAACGCTGCCCGCTATGAATCGCGCATCGACATGTGTGTAGGAATCGGTGGCAGCCCTGAAGGTGTCGTAACTGCCTGTGCCATCAAGGCACTAGGGGGCATGATTCAGACTGTTCTTGCCCCTAAGGATGACGAGGAAAAGCAGAAGGGTCTTGACGCAGGCCTCAAGTTTGACTACGTCTATGACCAGGACACCCTCGTCACCAGTGACAACACCTTCTTCGTCGCAACTGGTGTGACCGATGGTGGTCTTGTCGAAGGTGTTCGCCGCAAGGGTCCGATCATCCGCACCGACAGCATCATTTTGCGAGGTCGTTCCGGAACCATCCGCCGAGTTCAGGCGGACTACCGCGCTGACCGCTGGCTCGAGTCTTAA
- a CDS encoding 4-hydroxy-3-methylbut-2-enyl diphosphate reductase — protein sequence MPRVPRPKITLVELPSPEPKRVLLASPRGYCAGVDRAVITVEKALETFGAPVYVRKEIVHNKHVVTTLEEAGAIFVDEVDEVPEGSHLVFSAHGVSPAVVAEAEARNMQAIDATCPLVTKVHREAVRFARDDFEILLIGHEGHEEVEGTAGEAPDHVTIVDGPHAVPHIEVKDPDKVVWLSQTTLSVDETMETVRLLRERFPNLQDPPSDDICYATQNRQVAIKKVAAESDLVIVVGSANSSNSVRLVEVALEYGAKASYRVDFADEIKQEWFEGVSSVGVTSGASVPEELVQDVLEVLASGGFTEIQEVKTAEEDLIFSLPKELRPKRAS from the coding sequence ATGCCCCGCGTCCCCCGTCCCAAAATCACTCTGGTGGAACTTCCTTCCCCCGAGCCCAAGCGTGTGCTCTTGGCTTCTCCTCGCGGCTACTGCGCCGGTGTTGACCGTGCGGTCATCACCGTTGAGAAGGCCCTCGAAACTTTTGGTGCTCCTGTTTACGTGCGCAAGGAAATCGTTCACAACAAGCACGTGGTCACCACCCTTGAAGAAGCCGGCGCTATCTTTGTCGACGAAGTTGACGAAGTTCCCGAAGGCTCACACCTCGTCTTCTCCGCTCACGGCGTCTCACCAGCGGTGGTGGCTGAAGCAGAAGCTCGCAACATGCAGGCTATTGATGCCACCTGTCCGCTGGTGACTAAGGTTCACCGTGAAGCGGTGCGCTTTGCTCGTGACGACTTTGAAATCTTGCTCATTGGGCACGAAGGTCACGAAGAAGTAGAAGGCACTGCTGGAGAAGCTCCCGACCACGTCACCATCGTGGACGGTCCCCACGCCGTTCCACACATTGAGGTCAAAGACCCCGACAAGGTTGTCTGGTTGTCTCAAACCACGCTCAGCGTGGACGAGACCATGGAGACCGTTCGCCTGCTGCGTGAGCGCTTCCCCAACCTGCAAGATCCTCCAAGTGATGACATTTGCTATGCCACCCAGAACCGTCAGGTTGCCATCAAGAAGGTCGCTGCAGAATCAGACCTCGTGATCGTGGTGGGCTCAGCTAACTCATCGAACTCTGTGCGCCTGGTTGAGGTTGCCCTCGAATACGGCGCCAAGGCTTCCTACCGCGTGGACTTCGCAGATGAAATCAAGCAGGAATGGTTCGAGGGCGTTTCTTCCGTCGGAGTCACCAGCGGTGCTTCAGTTCCGGAAGAACTCGTTCAGGATGTTCTTGAAGTTCTGGCCTCGGGTGGATTCACCGAGATTCAAGAAGTGAAGACGGCAGAAGAAGATCTCATCTTCTCGCTGCCGAAGGAACTTCGACCTAAGCGTGCTTCTTAG
- a CDS encoding AraC family transcriptional regulator, whose product MSERVIKPLLSGDTRPATIAEEILTLSPYREVIPLQPNESFRFLNHDYPSEIARWQYHPEFEIHLIREGTGSFIIGDTVGAFTAGQVYLMGSGLPHDWMSDLEPGQVIRNRDAVIQFEREWLAKCSETIPEIADTRHLLQESSRGILFTGETAEKAAIEIEAVGVTEGIARIAHLMNILSLMANAPADEKELIANEWYTEPSSRDEATAADTGIAYIFENLRSNIRMSEAARLAAMSEPTFSKYFRKVSGLTFSDMVKKLRIAHACRLLEQTDKAVSAIAEDSGYTNLANFNKQFLSEVGMTPREYRNLDEADRPGAKVLSLGTKAPTSY is encoded by the coding sequence TTGAGTGAGCGTGTTATAAAACCGTTACTTTCTGGAGACACTCGCCCAGCCACAATCGCTGAGGAAATCCTCACCCTTAGCCCCTATCGCGAAGTGATTCCACTTCAGCCGAACGAGTCATTCCGCTTCCTTAACCACGACTACCCCAGCGAGATTGCTCGTTGGCAATATCACCCCGAGTTTGAGATCCACCTCATCCGTGAAGGCACCGGAAGCTTCATCATTGGAGACACCGTTGGTGCCTTCACCGCAGGCCAGGTTTATCTCATGGGATCTGGTCTCCCCCACGACTGGATGAGCGATCTAGAGCCTGGACAAGTTATTCGTAACCGTGATGCAGTAATCCAGTTCGAACGTGAATGGCTGGCCAAGTGCTCAGAAACAATCCCTGAAATTGCGGACACACGACACTTGCTCCAAGAGTCCAGTCGAGGAATTCTCTTCACAGGCGAGACGGCCGAAAAAGCAGCCATTGAAATCGAAGCAGTAGGCGTGACTGAAGGAATCGCTCGCATTGCTCATCTGATGAACATTCTTTCCCTGATGGCTAATGCTCCCGCGGATGAAAAAGAACTCATCGCTAACGAGTGGTACACCGAGCCCAGCAGCCGAGATGAAGCAACTGCTGCCGATACCGGTATTGCCTACATCTTCGAAAACCTCAGATCCAATATCCGCATGTCAGAAGCAGCGCGACTGGCGGCAATGTCCGAGCCGACATTCTCCAAGTACTTCAGAAAGGTCAGCGGCCTGACCTTTAGCGACATGGTGAAGAAACTGAGGATCGCTCACGCTTGTCGCCTACTTGAGCAAACAGATAAAGCTGTCTCTGCAATCGCAGAAGACTCTGGCTATACAAACCTGGCGAACTTCAATAAGCAGTTCTTATCTGAAGTGGGCATGACGCCTCGTGAATATCGCAACCTCGATGAGGCCGACCGTCCAGGCGCCAAGGTGTTGAGCTTAGGAACGAAGGCTCCTACTTCTTACTAA
- a CDS encoding ABC transporter substrate-binding protein, giving the protein MLLTKKRALALSAILATSALALTGCSGAGGAKQDVTLTLATVSNPQMKDMEELKGQFEADNPGIKVNFVQMEEGDLRAAVTADVASGAGQYDIVTVGAYEVPQWGANGWLQDLTPALKADATYDVEDILPPVRAALSVDGKQYAVPFYGESSILMYNKEMLAAAGVTISNNPTWQEVAAAAQAVKDQGIADSGICLRGKPGWGDLFAPLTTVVQTFGGSWYDMNWDAQVNSPEFTEAVTFYKDLLASAGQADPVSYSFTECLNLLQEGKTAMWYDASVAASILEDAKTSKVAGKMGYAHAPTYKTAESGWLWSWNLAVPESSKNKEAADKFVLWATSKDYQQLVGKTLGWTRVPPGARISTYEIPEYKEAAAAFAPITLEVMSAVNPSQPGVNPQPWVGIQYVTIPEFQDVGNQVAQLVADAIAGRISVEEALNKGQEIAQKAGDAHKK; this is encoded by the coding sequence ATGCTTTTGACTAAAAAGCGTGCACTTGCTTTGAGCGCGATCCTCGCCACCTCGGCACTCGCACTCACAGGCTGTTCAGGTGCTGGTGGAGCTAAGCAGGACGTCACTCTGACGCTCGCAACTGTAAGCAACCCACAGATGAAGGACATGGAAGAGCTCAAGGGCCAGTTCGAAGCTGACAACCCAGGTATCAAGGTCAACTTCGTTCAGATGGAAGAAGGCGACCTTCGTGCCGCTGTTACCGCTGACGTCGCTTCCGGTGCGGGTCAGTACGACATCGTCACCGTTGGTGCTTACGAAGTTCCACAGTGGGGCGCAAACGGCTGGCTGCAGGACCTCACTCCTGCGCTCAAGGCTGACGCTACCTACGACGTCGAGGACATTCTTCCTCCCGTCCGTGCAGCACTTTCTGTAGATGGCAAGCAGTACGCAGTGCCTTTCTACGGTGAGTCTTCCATCCTCATGTACAACAAGGAAATGCTTGCTGCTGCAGGCGTTACCATCTCTAACAACCCAACTTGGCAGGAAGTTGCTGCTGCAGCTCAGGCTGTCAAGGACCAGGGCATCGCTGACTCGGGTATCTGCCTCCGCGGCAAGCCTGGTTGGGGTGACCTGTTCGCACCTCTCACCACTGTTGTTCAGACCTTCGGTGGTTCTTGGTACGACATGAACTGGGACGCACAGGTTAACTCTCCTGAGTTCACCGAGGCAGTTACCTTCTACAAGGACCTCCTCGCAAGCGCAGGTCAGGCTGACCCCGTTTCCTACTCGTTCACCGAGTGCCTTAACCTTCTCCAGGAGGGTAAGACCGCTATGTGGTACGACGCATCTGTAGCTGCATCGATCCTCGAGGACGCTAAGACCTCTAAGGTTGCAGGCAAGATGGGTTACGCTCACGCTCCTACCTACAAGACCGCTGAGTCCGGATGGCTTTGGTCGTGGAACCTCGCAGTTCCCGAGTCCTCCAAGAACAAGGAAGCTGCAGACAAGTTCGTACTGTGGGCAACTTCTAAGGACTACCAGCAGCTCGTTGGTAAGACTCTCGGCTGGACCCGCGTACCTCCAGGGGCTCGTATCTCAACCTACGAAATCCCTGAGTACAAGGAAGCTGCTGCAGCATTCGCACCCATCACCCTTGAGGTCATGAGCGCAGTGAACCCATCGCAGCCTGGTGTTAACCCACAGCCATGGGTTGGTATCCAGTACGTAACCATTCCTGAGTTCCAGGATGTCGGAAACCAGGTTGCACAGCTCGTAGCTGACGCAATCGCGGGCCGCATCTCGGTCGAAGAGGCTCTGAACAAGGGCCAGGAGATCGCTCAGAAGGCTGGAGACGCCCACAAGAAGTAA
- a CDS encoding carbohydrate ABC transporter permease, with protein MTTIAQKPGAQAVPPVGAAEKKKVRLSRSLILPALIFALVLTQIPFLVTIYFSMLNWNQLYPNEVGFNWFANYVTVFTGPDFLSSLGATVLITGSSVVLSLLFGLGFAILLDRKFPGQAIARTLLITPFLIMPAAAALIWKWSMLDANVGMINFALTSLGLPAVAWNTDLPAVTIIMLLTWQFTPFMMLILLAGLQSQSKDVLEAASVDGSGAIRTFQWITLPHMRQYIEIATLLGSIMLLQVFDPIAIMTKGTGGTKTLSYLLYERAFIGLDVGQAAAFGVVTVFITILVATIALRTLFKVFMNGGDR; from the coding sequence ATGACGACCATCGCTCAGAAGCCAGGCGCACAAGCAGTGCCACCGGTAGGCGCAGCAGAGAAGAAGAAAGTACGACTTTCACGCTCGCTGATTCTCCCCGCACTGATTTTCGCTTTGGTCCTGACCCAGATTCCCTTCTTGGTCACGATCTACTTCTCGATGCTCAACTGGAACCAGCTCTACCCCAACGAGGTCGGCTTCAACTGGTTTGCCAACTATGTGACTGTGTTCACTGGCCCAGACTTCCTCTCATCCCTCGGAGCAACAGTGCTCATCACAGGATCTTCTGTCGTCCTGTCCCTGTTGTTTGGCCTCGGATTTGCCATTCTTCTTGACCGTAAATTCCCCGGTCAAGCTATTGCTCGCACACTTCTCATTACTCCCTTCCTGATCATGCCTGCTGCTGCAGCGCTGATCTGGAAGTGGTCCATGCTGGATGCCAACGTCGGAATGATCAACTTCGCGTTGACTAGCCTCGGTCTTCCTGCAGTGGCATGGAACACGGATCTTCCTGCCGTCACCATCATCATGTTGTTGACCTGGCAGTTCACCCCCTTCATGATGCTGATCCTGCTGGCAGGTCTGCAGAGCCAGAGCAAGGATGTCCTTGAAGCTGCTTCTGTTGATGGCTCGGGTGCTATCCGCACATTCCAGTGGATTACCTTGCCTCACATGCGTCAATACATCGAGATTGCTACTCTGCTGGGCTCGATCATGTTGCTGCAGGTCTTTGACCCCATCGCCATCATGACCAAGGGAACTGGTGGCACCAAGACACTGTCCTACCTGCTCTATGAACGAGCATTCATTGGTCTTGATGTGGGCCAGGCAGCTGCCTTCGGTGTTGTCACCGTATTCATCACCATTCTTGTTGCCACTATCGCCCTTCGAACTTTGTTCAAGGTATTCATGAACGGAGGAGACCGCTGA
- a CDS encoding NAD(P)-dependent alcohol dehydrogenase, translating to MTTQMKASFLKKQGEIAVETIDVPEVRADEVLVQVAAVGVCGSDVHYYAHGKIGPYVVEEPLILGHELSGVITAVGSDVDPARIGQRVAVEPQRPCGDCFQCNAGRYNLCPDIEFYATPPIDGAFCEYVTIQSKFAFEIPESVSFEAAALMEPLSVGIWACERAEVGKGSRVLIAGAGPIGVIVAQTARALGAAEVIITDVAEDRREFALKHGATKALDPRVDELAGLEVDAFIDASGAPAAVQGGILAVRPAGRVILVGGGHDEYSLPISFIQNREIWISGVFRYTNTWPTAIEMVSSGKVDLDILVTGRFGLNEVENALNAGKTAGQLKAIVYPGK from the coding sequence ATGACTACCCAGATGAAGGCATCGTTTCTGAAGAAGCAGGGCGAAATTGCTGTTGAGACGATCGACGTTCCTGAGGTTCGTGCGGATGAAGTTCTCGTTCAGGTCGCAGCCGTTGGCGTCTGCGGAAGTGACGTTCACTACTACGCACACGGCAAGATTGGCCCCTACGTCGTAGAGGAGCCTTTGATCTTGGGCCACGAGCTTTCCGGTGTGATTACTGCCGTTGGTTCTGATGTTGACCCAGCTCGTATTGGCCAGCGCGTCGCAGTAGAGCCTCAGCGTCCCTGTGGTGACTGCTTCCAGTGCAACGCAGGTCGTTACAACCTGTGCCCAGACATCGAGTTCTATGCAACTCCACCCATCGATGGTGCCTTCTGCGAATACGTCACTATCCAGTCCAAGTTCGCCTTCGAGATCCCAGAAAGCGTTTCCTTCGAAGCTGCTGCCCTGATGGAGCCTCTCTCGGTGGGCATCTGGGCATGTGAGCGTGCTGAAGTGGGCAAGGGTAGCCGCGTACTTATTGCCGGTGCAGGTCCAATTGGTGTCATCGTGGCGCAGACTGCTCGCGCACTCGGTGCGGCTGAAGTCATCATCACCGATGTTGCTGAAGACCGTCGTGAGTTCGCTCTCAAGCACGGTGCAACCAAGGCACTGGATCCTCGCGTTGACGAGCTTGCGGGTCTAGAAGTTGATGCGTTCATCGATGCATCAGGTGCTCCGGCTGCCGTGCAGGGTGGCATCTTGGCTGTGCGTCCTGCGGGTCGAGTGATCCTGGTCGGCGGCGGTCACGATGAGTACAGCCTGCCTATTTCGTTCATCCAGAACCGCGAGATCTGGATCAGTGGTGTCTTCCGCTACACCAACACCTGGCCTACTGCCATTGAGATGGTGTCCAGCGGCAAGGTTGATCTCGACATCTTGGTCACTGGCAGGTTTGGGCTCAACGAAGTTGAAAATGCTCTCAACGCAGGGAAGACTGCAGGCCAGCTCAAAGCAATCGTTTACCCTGGAAAGTAA
- a CDS encoding DUF6264 family protein has product MAETPENTPASETEDKASQVTPAAQEKNVKKDKNDSKQAPTPLTPEEKKERSLAFDRMITWGLIFVAVYSVFSGLGDYINPRNSMNLLYDELNTLNPAFNLGNFENITFAVQMGWVAVTIQAVVLAMVVWISRQRMKAKKFAWWVPVLGAVISNALSTACIFIALFSDPGFQEGINSLINAGK; this is encoded by the coding sequence ATGGCAGAAACTCCTGAGAACACGCCTGCTTCCGAGACGGAAGATAAGGCTTCTCAGGTGACCCCTGCCGCACAGGAAAAGAACGTCAAGAAAGACAAGAACGATTCGAAGCAGGCTCCGACTCCCCTCACACCAGAGGAGAAGAAGGAGCGGAGCCTTGCTTTCGATCGCATGATCACCTGGGGTTTGATTTTTGTCGCGGTGTATTCGGTTTTCTCCGGCCTCGGCGACTACATCAACCCACGCAACTCGATGAACCTGCTCTATGACGAGCTCAACACCTTGAACCCCGCGTTCAACCTGGGCAACTTTGAGAACATCACCTTCGCCGTTCAAATGGGCTGGGTTGCCGTGACCATTCAGGCAGTTGTCTTGGCCATGGTGGTGTGGATTTCTCGTCAGCGCATGAAGGCAAAGAAGTTCGCCTGGTGGGTTCCAGTACTGGGTGCAGTGATTTCAAACGCATTGTCGACAGCATGCATCTTTATTGCGCTGTTTTCAGACCCTGGCTTTCAAGAGGGAATCAATTCCCTCATCAACGCCGGAAAGTAA
- the fbaA gene encoding class II fructose-bisphosphate aldolase, which translates to MPVATPEQYAEMLDKAKAKGFAYPAFNVSSSQTLNAVLQGLTEAGSDGIIQVTTGGADYFAGHTVKARATGALAFAKFAHEVAKSYPITVALHTDHCPKNALDDFVLPLIAASEEEVKAGRNPIFQSHMWDGSAVPLAENLEIAQMMLEKTKNINAILEVEIGVVGGEEDGVSHDINDSLYTTIEDGIKTVEALGLGENGRYMAAMTFGNVHGVYKPGNVKLRPELLKEIQEGVAAKFGTAAKPFDLVFHGGSGSTDAEIAEAVANGVIKMNVDTDTQYAFTRSVADTMFRNYDGVLKVDGEMGNKKIYDPRAWGKLAETAMAARVGQATHQLGSAGHSGK; encoded by the coding sequence ATGCCCGTCGCAACCCCGGAACAGTATGCAGAAATGCTCGACAAGGCAAAAGCCAAGGGCTTTGCATACCCCGCGTTCAACGTTTCGAGCTCACAGACGCTCAACGCTGTTCTTCAGGGACTGACCGAGGCTGGTTCTGACGGCATCATCCAGGTCACTACTGGTGGTGCTGACTACTTCGCAGGTCACACCGTGAAGGCACGTGCAACCGGTGCACTCGCATTCGCGAAGTTCGCTCACGAAGTAGCAAAGAGCTACCCCATCACCGTGGCTCTCCACACCGACCACTGCCCCAAGAACGCTCTTGATGACTTCGTTCTTCCTCTCATCGCAGCTAGCGAAGAAGAGGTCAAGGCTGGCCGTAACCCCATCTTCCAGTCACACATGTGGGACGGTTCCGCTGTTCCTCTGGCGGAGAACCTTGAGATCGCTCAGATGATGCTCGAGAAGACCAAGAACATCAACGCCATCCTCGAGGTCGAGATCGGTGTTGTCGGTGGCGAGGAAGACGGCGTCTCTCACGACATCAACGACAGCCTCTACACCACCATCGAAGACGGCATCAAGACCGTTGAGGCTCTGGGCCTGGGCGAAAACGGTCGCTACATGGCTGCGATGACCTTCGGTAACGTCCACGGCGTCTACAAGCCCGGTAACGTCAAGCTTCGCCCCGAACTCCTCAAGGAAATCCAGGAAGGCGTTGCGGCCAAGTTCGGCACCGCAGCTAAGCCTTTCGACCTCGTATTCCACGGTGGTTCTGGTTCAACTGACGCTGAGATTGCTGAAGCTGTTGCCAACGGTGTTATCAAGATGAACGTTGACACCGACACCCAGTACGCCTTCACCCGCTCTGTTGCAGACACCATGTTCCGCAACTACGACGGTGTGCTCAAGGTTGATGGCGAAATGGGTAACAAGAAGATCTATGACCCCCGCGCATGGGGCAAGCTCGCTGAGACTGCCATGGCAGCTCGTGTTGGTCAGGCAACTCACCAGCTCGGCTCTGCTGGCCACTCCGGCAAGTAA
- a CDS encoding carbohydrate ABC transporter permease has product MRRFKSGLTTTITWILVLLFFFPIAWMFMTAFKSEADAASIPPKLFFTPTLDQFQIVFDRGMGSFLLNSFSSSISSTLIVLLLAIPAAYALSIRPVKKVQDSLFFFISTRFMPVAASILPIFFILKFTGLLDNITALTFLYAAMNLPIAVWMMRSFFNEVPMEIIEAAQIDGANFRTELVKVVLPIVIPGIAAVALICFIFSWNEYFMALLLTTDTARTTPPFLASFVDGRGQFLAVLSAASTIAVLPVIIAGWAAQKQLVRGLAMGAVK; this is encoded by the coding sequence ATGCGTCGTTTCAAGAGTGGGCTAACCACCACCATCACCTGGATTCTGGTCCTGCTGTTCTTCTTCCCCATTGCGTGGATGTTCATGACGGCGTTCAAGTCAGAAGCCGACGCGGCCTCTATTCCGCCCAAGTTATTCTTTACACCCACGCTGGATCAGTTCCAGATTGTTTTTGACCGCGGCATGGGTTCATTCTTGTTGAACTCGTTCTCCTCCAGCATTTCGTCAACCCTGATTGTGCTGTTGCTGGCTATTCCTGCCGCGTATGCACTGAGCATTCGCCCGGTCAAGAAGGTTCAGGACTCCCTGTTCTTCTTTATTTCCACTCGCTTCATGCCTGTGGCAGCATCCATCCTGCCCATCTTCTTCATTCTGAAGTTCACCGGCCTGCTGGATAACATCACCGCTTTGACCTTCCTCTACGCCGCAATGAACCTCCCCATTGCTGTGTGGATGATGCGCTCCTTCTTCAATGAAGTTCCCATGGAAATCATCGAAGCTGCCCAGATCGATGGTGCGAACTTCCGTACCGAGCTGGTCAAGGTAGTACTTCCGATTGTGATTCCAGGTATTGCAGCTGTCGCACTGATTTGTTTCATCTTCTCGTGGAACGAATACTTCATGGCTCTGCTGCTAACCACGGATACGGCACGCACCACTCCGCCATTCCTGGCTAGCTTCGTTGATGGTCGTGGTCAGTTCCTTGCAGTACTTTCTGCCGCGTCGACCATCGCTGTTCTCCCCGTCATCATCGCGGGATGGGCTGCTCAGAAGCAGCTCGTGCGCGGCCTTGCCATGGGTGCTGTGAAGTAG
- a CDS encoding mannitol dehydrogenase family protein translates to MTTLNKSTLSGIKPGVPTPSYDLDAVKTGIVHFGVGGFHRSHMAMTLNRLMNDGKALDWGICGVGLLEGDKKLRDIFAEQDCLYTLVLKHPDGVREPSVIGSIREYMFAPDDPEAVIEKMADPETRIVSLTITEGGYNFDRVTGEFMASTPAVAADLKDGAIPSTAFGFVTEALRRRRERGIPAFTVLSCDNIQGNGHVAKEMFTAFAKLKDAELGEWIEQNVAFPNSMVDRITPVTAPEDIAEVAELTGLNDSWPVVAEPFFQWVIEDDFPLGRPPFEDADVQLVEDVEPYELMKLRLLNASHQGLTYFGYLSGYRFAHEALADPAIANFLLAYMDKEATPTLRPVPGIDLTAYKHMLIERFSNPEVRDTLARLCAESSDRIPKWLVPVIHDQLARGGDVTLSAAIVASWARYAEGVDEQGEPINVVDPLKDELIPIALSQRENHLAFVQNKQLFGNLSENEKFTVPYLAALESLFTRGAHETVSSYTR, encoded by the coding sequence ATGACTACCCTCAACAAGAGCACCCTCTCAGGGATTAAGCCCGGGGTTCCCACCCCGAGCTATGACCTAGATGCTGTGAAGACGGGAATCGTTCACTTTGGTGTGGGAGGTTTCCACCGTTCACACATGGCCATGACGCTGAACCGCCTTATGAACGACGGTAAAGCTCTGGACTGGGGCATCTGTGGTGTTGGTCTTCTCGAAGGCGACAAGAAGCTCCGCGATATCTTCGCTGAGCAGGACTGCCTTTACACCTTGGTTCTCAAGCACCCAGATGGTGTGCGTGAACCTTCAGTTATCGGCTCCATTCGTGAATACATGTTTGCTCCTGATGACCCCGAAGCGGTTATCGAAAAGATGGCAGACCCTGAGACGCGTATTGTCTCGCTCACCATCACTGAGGGTGGATACAACTTTGATCGTGTAACCGGCGAATTTATGGCCTCCACACCAGCCGTTGCAGCCGATCTCAAGGACGGTGCAATTCCCTCCACTGCTTTCGGTTTTGTGACCGAAGCACTGCGCCGTCGCCGTGAACGTGGCATCCCTGCGTTCACTGTGCTTTCCTGTGACAACATCCAAGGCAACGGGCACGTAGCCAAGGAAATGTTCACCGCCTTTGCCAAGCTCAAGGACGCTGAGCTGGGTGAGTGGATTGAGCAGAATGTCGCATTCCCCAACTCGATGGTTGACCGCATTACGCCGGTAACAGCTCCTGAAGATATCGCTGAAGTTGCTGAACTCACTGGGCTCAATGACTCATGGCCGGTAGTAGCCGAGCCGTTCTTCCAGTGGGTTATTGAAGATGATTTCCCACTCGGTCGCCCACCTTTCGAAGATGCTGACGTCCAGCTCGTGGAAGATGTTGAGCCATATGAATTGATGAAACTTCGTCTTCTCAACGCCAGCCACCAGGGTTTGACCTACTTTGGATACCTCTCTGGTTACCGCTTTGCTCACGAGGCCCTGGCAGATCCCGCAATCGCCAATTTCCTCCTGGCTTATATGGATAAGGAAGCAACTCCTACGTTGCGCCCAGTTCCTGGCATTGACCTCACTGCTTACAAGCACATGCTCATTGAGCGTTTCTCAAACCCTGAGGTTCGTGACACTCTTGCTCGCTTGTGTGCTGAGTCCTCAGACCGTATCCCCAAGTGGCTAGTTCCTGTCATTCACGATCAGCTCGCTCGCGGAGGAGATGTCACGCTCTCTGCTGCCATTGTGGCCAGTTGGGCTCGTTATGCCGAGGGTGTCGACGAGCAGGGTGAACCTATCAATGTGGTTGACCCCCTCAAAGATGAACTCATTCCTATCGCGCTCTCGCAGCGAGAGAATCACCTGGCATTCGTTCAGAACAAACAGCTGTTTGGAAATCTGAGTGAGAACGAGAAGTTCACCGTTCCATATCTTGCGGCACTCGAGTCCTTGTTCACTCGCGGTGCTCACGAAACCGTTTCCAGCTACACCCGCTGA